A window of Glycine soja cultivar W05 chromosome 13, ASM419377v2, whole genome shotgun sequence genomic DNA:
TTGACATGTATGTAAATGAATCAGCAGGCCAATGTCAAGGCAATATCTGCGATGGCAGCTTACTAGCTTAGTGCTTTGGGAGAAAGAGTgcatgtgtgtttgtctcctttctCCTTCCCTTAACGCTGCCTCTTTCTTCCCTATTCTCCCCCTTGACTCCTACCATGGTTGTAGTTTAGGATGttgcaattattttttcatttgtccATCTATCTTTCATATCCATGTCGGCATTTTGCTTGTACAGTGTCTGGATTTAGATTTTGACTCtgctttttaaagttttttatttagtgTTTGGTTGTGTTGTATACCATTTGGGGGTCTTATTTGAAGTAGGTTAATCCCCTTCTGAACATGGCAATCAGATGCTGAGTTTTCACCTAACCTGTAGGCTGTAGTTGAGGAGCTAATTTTCTTCAGAGCTTTGTTTGAATACAAgtaggaaagaaaataaaaccgttaccttcaaaatcataaatattaatgttattttaattatatatttgaagCAGTTATTCAGTTAAGAAATTTGTCTAAATTGAGTTCACTCAGTTAAACTATATTGttttaccccccccccccccccccccctccggCCTGCTTCCAATTTTTTGTATGGTGAATTATCTTACTTATTTGTTGATGCTCCCAGTTCTCTACATTATACCTTAGATTACACCAGACATTGTTCATTTCATGTTCAGTTAGTAAGATTGTTAAACATCATTCTAAAAGTTGTTGTTCCCTTATGTAGGTCTTTTCAGCCTTTGGGTTTGTGCATAAGATTACTACTTTTGAGAAGACAGCAGGATTCCAGGTTTAATGATTGACCACCCTTATCTATTgtgactttttcttttcattctatgGCCACAAGCTTATGCAATATACAATTGTAGGCATTGGTGCAATTTTCAGATGCAGAAACTGCTACCTCCGCAAAGGATGCTTTGGATGGAAGAAGCATACCTAGGTGACAGTTGTATTATTTGTCTGACATGGTATTTAGTTCAACTGTGATGGACATATTGGCTGTGGATGTGGTGCATATCCTCAGATTGGTCAACTATAGACTGTTGTAACTTGTATATTCACACTCTCACTTTGGTTTATTTATTATGTAGTTTATATGCTGTTTTTGAAATTGTAATTATGAATCATTGAATGTGTAAAATACGGTTAGCTATATCATTCCAACTGGACCAATCATAAGAATAAATGTGTTGAGTTCAAGTTTTTTCTACTAATTAGTAGTTATTAGCACATTCATTGGCTCTGCTGATATGGTTATATACCTTATGCATTATTATTGCTTAACTGTTGGTTGTTAATTATGATTGATCTTTGACTTTTGCTCCCTTGGTATCAGGTACCTGCTTCCTGAACATATAGGACCATGTGGCCTTAAGATCACATATTCTGGACATTCAGACTTAAGTGTCAAGTTTCAAAGTCACAGAAGCAGGTTTCCTGATTCCTCTGGACTCTGAGTTTCTTAGGCCTACATGGATCCATATTTTTATAGAATTTGTATTGCTCTTTTTACCTGTGTTCTCTCTTTTCCCTGCTGGTATTTAATTTATTCCTTATCACGGGTATTGCTGTCCATATAGTTTCTTAGCCTTTATTTTTATGGTTATTATATCACattctttattgtttttaattattgtaactTTTCttggttttttcttcttctagagACTACACTAATCCTTACCTTCCTGTTGCTCAATCTGCCATGGAGGGAAGTGGACAGGTAGTGTTTTGATCATTCTGTTTTCTCTCATGTGAGTCATGACCCTTTTAAATGTGCAAATGGAACCCTCCGAATTGCTTATTGTAACTTGATATTCACCTCATACACATCAGTGAGGTGTGCCTACTACCAAGGGGTTGCCATTCATGCTGACTTCCTCAATGAGGAATGTGTTcttaacttattatttttaatttttgcagCCCATGGTGGGTTTGGATGGGAAGAGACTGGAGGCCGAGAGTAATGTTCTTCTTGCATCTATTGAGAACATGCAGTATACTGTAACCTTGGATGTCTTACACATGGTACTTTAAGTCACAGTGGCAGTTGCTTATTTCTGACATTACTGACTAATGGTACACTTTAGCTGATAATATATACCTTCTTTACTCTGTTTTCTGTGGCAGGTTTTCTCTGCCTTTGGACCTGTCCAAAAGATTGCAATGTTTGACAAGAATGGTGGTTTACAGGCTCTGATTCAATATCCAGGTTAGGTTATCTGAAAAGCTTTACCCATCtttgttttgatatatatgtttatattatgtttttacAGTTGATCACTAGGGTTGTTCAAACTGGTGTGGCTGTCAATATTCTTTATATTTCCTACGGTTTGAACATTATATTTGGGAACGGTTTGAACATTATATTTGGGAAAGTATTTGAATCAAATGTGCTTTTGTGTTGCATGGTTCTGTGAAAATCTGGTTTATATGATCTACGAATTGATGAGAGGAGCTAAGTGTTACTGTGTGCGTTGGTATATATACTCTGATGAATTcccttgtttgattatttgcaGTTTTTTtcttagggtgtgtttggtttagagGATGGAAATAGAGAAGATAGAAATAGacgagaaattttttaattaaagtaagTGTAAAAGGTGAGTCTCAcaaaaaaagtacaaaatttCTCTCCTCTCTACCAAACACACCATTAGAGTTTCTTCCCATTATGAATAAAATCTAATGTTACTTGATAACAGCAGTGATACATTGTTGAGATGATTTATTTTGGATTGAAATCTGTAAGAAAGATGACTCTAGCTTCACCTTATTCTTCTgcaaaaaaattgtccaaagaCACATCCTAAGGATTATGGATACTTCTCACAATCTCCTCAGCAGGGTAGAGCTATAAATTTCTTGTTGGAAAGTCCAAACGCAAAATTATACAaggaatttttataaattttagaaaaatttagATGGTACCCAACCAGCACATGATTGACTTTTTATCCTTCGAGACTAGCTATATACATGTTTATGATTATGAGTTTGCACGATGATTTTGGCCTAGTTGATAGTTAGCAGAATTTtgcatgttttattttataatattatatgtttgcgatcttggtgacttgttggtcatgggttcgaatccggaaacaacctctttgcatatgcaagggtaaggctgcgtacaatatccctcccccataccttcgcatagcgaagagcctctgggcaatggagtacgaagttttttttatatgtttgcgATCTTGATTTACTTTGGATTACAGATATCCAAACAGCTGTTGTGGCCAAGGAAACCTTGGAAGGACACTGCATATATGATGGAGGTTTTTGCAAGCTTCACATCTCGTATTCACGTCATACTGATCTTAGTATAAAGGTAACCAACCTACACAGTATAGATGAGGATTTCATGAGTAATGTTTGTAAGAGTTCAGTGTAATGATGAAAACCAGAAAAGTATAGTAACAAATCTTGTGCAACTATGATCAGACAATGGTCCATCCGTTATACAAGCAAATCATATCTAGACCTATTTGTTTTGGGATATACAGTTTACTGAACTCAACATGAGACCTCTAGTTTTGGACCGGTTTTCAGGTTGAAGTAAGCATGTAGCTGTGTCAATATATGCTGAAAAGACTTCCACTGGATCTTTCCCGATTTCCCTTGTTATGGAATTTCTTGAATGCATTAATGTCAAGTATCCTATTCCAAATATTGAATTCATATTTTCTGTTAATTATGCTTGGCAGGTGAGGGGAATTCCTTATTCTATTGGTATTGTGATAGGAACCAAGAattgaaatgagaaagaaaagaaaagatttttttgactagtaagaaaagaacagaaaataagagagaaaactCTCCTCCTTGGGTTTCTCCTTCACAAATGATTTTTCCTTTCACCAAGAGCTAATGCTCAATCTACAAATGATAAGATCCCTCTCTCTCCTatccttcttcccctatttatatctaataaatcCCTTTAACTAACTAACTAGCTCCTTAACCAACTAATCAATCCTAACTGTAGTAACTAACTATTAATAGTCTAACCATCTTAACTAACTTTTCCTTCTCCTTATATCCTAACATATTGATTATTGGATATTATGAAATCTTTTTCCAAGCTTTCAGCTAGTATGAGTCCATATAtggttattttacttttaaagaaATGCACTTCTGTTATGTGTTTGGAGGTTCAAATGTTTTGGGATTTGTGTGATTACAGGTGAATAATGAGAGAAGTAGAGACTATACCATTCCTAATGTACCTCCACCTGTAGTGAATGCTCAGCCCTCAATTTTAGGGCAACATCCAGTTCCGATGACGGGCCCTCCTCCTCAACATTACAATGGAGCTCAGTACGCACCAGTTACTGAGCAAACTCTGATGTCTCATTCTCAGGCTGGATGGGGGACAGGTCCACCTCAGTCTATGCAACAGATGCATAACCATCCTTACACGCCATCCGCCATGGTGCCACCGCAAACAACCCCTGGAATGCAGTTTCCAAGTCACATTCAATAGCTTGCATCTCATGTCTCATACACCAAGTGGTGAACAAGGTCAGTGCCATCTGCAGAAGTGAGGACTACCATTTAAATTGTTGCTTCCTATGATGTGAGGAAACTGGCGTTTGCTGATGTGATTCCGAAACTCTCATTCTCCcttggtttattattattagatgaGATGAGATTTTGATATTGTGTGTAAGCAATTGGTCAAGAACTTTAGGTCGGCTGGCTAACATTGGAAAAAACTACacattctatttttcgtttatTTTGACTTGGTTTGGTATTTGTTTTTCAGATATTGCTTTTCATAAGTTAATCAGTCAATGAAATAAAAGTTGTTAATGAAATTCTTAggtaatatatatgtaaatccAAATTCTGAATGAAGCCCAACGTAGTTTAGGTAATATATGGAATTTATGCTTTACATATTTGCTCGTAAAAAGTTTTCTTTTGGGGAAAAGTTATTACATTTCTCTAACACACCATTCGATCCTCGTTTCTAGCAAGTTAATCAATTTGTATAGAGAATAAATGAACATCTTTCACAATaaattaaggatatttttttaGCAAGTAATACATCTAAAGTCCATGTTTCTTATTATTATGACCAAAATAATAtacttatttgtttattatactTCTTCAATCCTTAATTATAAGATCATTTCAGCTGATTAATGTCTtctaagaaaaatagttaatttagttaatcacaTAACTTTTGTCACTTATttgtattatcattttaaaattattttcttatcttcCTATCCACTTAATTGTTTCTCATTAATATTTAGAAagagaataattaagtaaatatgtaggaaaaataattaatgttgagTGATAAGATAATAATTAGGATCTTTGAAATCTCGAGATATTCCTACAAGCTTGAGTCTTTGTCTCGACCATGAGACTGATCCTTATCCAATACTTAGTTATACAGTTACACTTAAACTCCTTTCCCTTACCACAAAATACATCCTTAGAGAGGGGTGAAGAACTTTAAGTGTGATGAAGTCCCTGATCAATTATTAGTCCCATGACCAACTTAAAAGATCAAAGTTTGTGGGATACCTTGAGATCCCATCGAGAACCAAAGGTCctaattatgataattaaaaaaattactatcatatattgtaaaatttaaCCTTCTATCACTTTATCTGTGACAATGTGTATAATGTAAAATCTTTTTATCCTAAAAAAAGGAGCATTCAATTGATAAGAAAAATGCTAATTAGGAAAAAGTTAAATAACTAAAAGGAGAATTTATTTTCaagtaaatattcaatttagtCTTTGAATTTGCAAAGCGCTAACACTTGGGTCCCTTgatattgaaaaatgaaattttgtcaCTCAATttgtaaaaagtgtgacaaatttgTCCCACTTTAACTCTCATTCATTAACCCAAACAAACCTGCGTACGTGTCATGAGGCTTGATTACGTGTGATGCCATGTGTGCAAATAGATAGTTGCGTCGGTGATGAATGAGATGGATTGATTTGTCACcaaattttcaacaaattaatttgtCATCATGACACCAAATTCCCCCCTCCCCCACCTCTTCTCCTCCGATCATTGTTTTCCGTGCTAGAGGATTTTCGACGATGACATTGCATTGTGTTCAATGTTTTTGAGAACATTAgttgtgtttcattttttttcctttcttgccACTTACTTCCTCTTGAGTGATCTCTCCCTTTGTTGAAATTTACTTTCACAAACCACTCATATCCCAAAACGCCAGATTGAGGCTATTTCCCAAAACCTAAACAACATCAAATTGACACATATTATTGGAAGTGCATTATACTTGACTAATcatcaatacaacaacaaccaaataaaaatgaaaaaaaatctcaaaagaagaaaaaaatttaaaaatctcaACAACAACCATTATGGTCCCTCAACCCTACCATTTTTGTTGATGACACCCCTTTGTGCCACTAGAAGCCATCGAGGAGATCCTTCTGTGCGGTGACTTCTCTATCATCCTCCCCTAGTAGGGTGACGACATCATCGCCATGTATGCGCATGTCGCTAACGAGATCCAATGGCCGCACTAGATCCATGAGTAATCAGTTATCCATAACAACAACAAGTTTCAATAATGGTTCTCTTTCACCAGACTCAAAACTTCTTTTCCATCCAAAGCTCCAAATCTTAGGAAAAGAAATCATTGACTAAGAACTTGATAACCCAACAGATGTTAGGCTTCACAAGGTGTTGTGTtctaacaagaacaaaaaaatctcaagtaacgagacaaatttatttttttataatttagagaCACAAGTATCAGCATCTTACAAATGGCAATTGCTTTGGGCACCTGCCCAACTGCTGGTACACCCAGCATCTTTGGTGAAATGGCAAAAATGCCTTTCACCCTTTTTTAAAAGCTTTCGAAAATCCCCCCCCCCCGGCTGCTACAGTATCTAGCCCACAGTACCATTGGTTCTCTTCATCCCCGTTCGTGTTTTCATCGTGCCACCGCCGCTCATGTTGTCGCCTCGCCGTCACTGTAGTCGTCATCGTGGTAAGTTGGTTTTTATTCCATTTACCTGGTTTTGCATTCATGGTGGGGGGGATTGGAGGGGATGGTGGATCCGTATACAACATATGGATTGGGAATCCGTATGCATCATACAGATccctaatttgtaattttttttgtttgagttaaaaataaaattttaaaattaaataatattttagtttaaaatttgcTTTTGTAATAAGtaaatgttgttatttttttgtgtaattttaattaattaaaaataattattttttgtagttgatttttgttaagaaattaagtaatttgtttattttaaaacaaatgtgtgtgtgtgtgtgttgtgatttaattatttttaaaaagtattagtAAATTagaatttgttaaatttgttattttaattacataaatattaatattttgcaTTAAGAAGTTtagtaattttgttatatttgatagtttaaaaagtgttttataaatttgttatatatgataagtttcaaatgtttattagtatatatttgaCAATTTAGTAATGATAtggaactataaaaaaaatgatcattagtcaattttcattactttaagttttcattaaaatttaattgaaaatcaaaattgtaGTTTTATTTTGACCATTACTTtaagttttcaaaaaaatttaatttttttattgtgatagTAATTTGGGATTGATTGAAGTATTGTTCTTTTGCTTACGAATTTTTATGACTCCTTTAATGTGCAGATCATGGTTGGAACACGAGGTTCAGGTCGGGCTTTAAGAAGGGTTATAGGAAGAGCCCTAGGGAGAGATGTCAGACGTGATGTAGATGATGCTCTCTAGTGGCGAAGGCCCACAACATTCGCATGCAGGAAACGGGAAGTTGCACTTGTTGTTGAGAATGTTGACAATATGGATCATGCGGATGAGGAGGTCCATGAACAGCCTGATGAAGCAGTTGGTGTTGATGTGCCGACTAATGCCGAGGGTTTTCCAGGCGGACCCCACAACACATCAGTGTTGCAAGACTATGTTTATCATGTGCCCACAAAAGTTTGGAGTGGAGAggtatttgtaattttaaataaattttatttccgtaagtaattgttaatttttgttaaaatgatttatattatcatttccaGGAACGTCCTGAGCTGAAATTATGCTCCCATGGAAGAAAGGTGGAGAAGTTTGCCAAGCCTGTCCTTGAGATCGAAGGCTTAgtggctgccacaggattaagtcctcTGATCACATGTTTGCTGGACACTAGTGATCGGGGACTTATGTTTGCTTTCGTGGAGAGGTGGCATAAGGAAACCAGTAGTTTCCATCTGCTAGTAAGAGAGGTGACTATCACCTTGAATGATGTGGCCTCATTGCTGCATTTGCCTATTACAGGCACATTCCATAGTTTTGAGTCTCTTCATGTGGATGATGACATCTTGCTGCTAGTGGAATTGCTTGAAGTAAGTGGTGAAGAGGCACGAGTTGAGACAGTACAATGTCAAGGGGCATATGTTCGACTTTCCTGGCTGCGAGACATATATCGAAGCAAATGTGATGCAACACAGTGGACACCCGTAGCTTGTGCGTATTTGTTGCACCTTCTTGGTTGCATactctttgctaacaagagtgtgACACGCATTCATGTGGTATTCTTGGACGCATTGAGGGACTTGACGCAGACTGGAAGCTACGTATGGGGAGTTGTTGCACTAGTGCATTTGTATGACAATCTGAATGATGCGTCAAAGAGCACGACCAGACAACTTGCAGGATACATCACACTTTTATAggtcatttgaatttttattcaaaatatatatttacttatttactCTATATTGAGAAATGTGTTTAATTGATTTGTTTGGAAAATATGTGCAGTATTGGATCTACGAGCACTTTTCCTCTGTTGGTTGAGTTATTGTTGTTGAGGATTATGATGAGAGGAAACCACATGCCTGTCGTTGGAAGTATGTGAAGGCATTACCAATATCAACGTATCGTAGGCGGTTGGATAGATTGACATCTGATGTTGTATGTTGGATTCCATATGGTGACCACCGTGCATTCAGAGAGTTTGAGGTTATCTCTTTATTTCCAGGCATATCAACTAGGGTCCGTCTACTGTCATACACCGACCGGAGAGGGTTGTACGACAGTTTGGGTATGTGCAAACCATTCCTCCACACCTTAATGCTCCTTCTCTCTGTATAGAAGACATTGATGATAGATGAATTCAGTTTTCTGAATACATTGCACCGGTTGGTCAGATATGTGTAGCGCCTGGGCAGTGTTCACCAGACTACATGGATTGGTTCTACTCGATATCTCATCCCTTCATGAGTCCAACACAACCTAGGGATCCTCTTAGATAGCCCCCCGTGCAACAGCATGACACATTTGTTGAACCATATATTGCTCAGCATCCAGTGGCGACAATGAGTATGAATGAAGCAGCTGAAGATGCACATGCTGGTGTAGAGCGGCctcgacatgcagtggtaaaataatttttcaaatgtaATTGTTACTCAATTTATGTGAATTCATTAACCCTTaacattatttgtttttgtttttaatcatgTTGTAGGAGGCTTGCCAAGCAATACCAGAAAGGTTGGAGCGGTTGCTCAACCTAAGGATAGTCACTGAAGGTACAAAGACATATGATGCCATGGAGGACTGCTTGCGGATCGCTAGAGGAGTGATTCCAGACCACAATGTATATGTGTGGCACGATGAAGGCGGTGTTGGAacccggcaagtgcaccagatcgcgcaagtagtataaaacggtaagaaccgagtatcgaactctcgggaaacttgtgttacttggtaaaactatattcagtgaataggtgtctagtatgaaaagagatgtgttgACTATGAACatgtatgtaaactaactattaaaaggaaaatcacgtgagtaatgatgtgtaaagacaagtagacaacacgttggtcttcctcttaggtgcctgatgttaaaaggatattctctacttaacaatgctcacatgttctatggtgtctcctaaaatgctaaaccctgattcctcatgatagtctagcctaatcccgatcaagcatcatcctcagattcctcttgttggactaaacttgaccagaaccgcattaagacaaacatacaaacaactaggctactgtaccccgatccctcgtgataatacgataaactagccctatcctatcaagttctaagaatcagaccagtttccactgttgaatgatcctaacaacacatgcatctacgtgatcaaggaaaAAGCATGCTAGAATGAaatactgatagcacagagaacacataaaacatcattaaatagatatacaagtatttacatcaagtacctacaaggaagaacc
This region includes:
- the LOC114381598 gene encoding protein MAIN-LIKE 1-like, with translation MDHADEEVHEQPDEAVGVDVPTNAEGFPGGPHNTSVLQDYVYHVPTKVWSGEERPELKLCSHGRKVEKFAKPVLEIEGLVAATGLSPLITCLLDTSDRGLMFAFVERWHKETSSFHLLVREVTITLNDVASLLHLPITGTFHSFESLHVDDDILLLVELLEVSGEEARVETVQCQGAYVRLSWLRDIYRSKCDATQWTPVACAYLLHLLGCILFANKSVTRIHVVFLDALRDLTQTGSYVWGVVALVHLYDNLNDASKSTTRQLAGYITLL
- the LOC114382358 gene encoding polypyrimidine tract-binding protein homolog 2-like; the protein is MASVSTQQQFRYTQPPSKVLHLRNLPWECTEDELIELGKLFGKVVNTKCNVGANRNQAFIEFADLNQAIAMISYYASSSEPAQVRGKTVYLQYSNRQEIVNNKTAADVAGNVLLVTIEGEDARLVSIDVLHLVFSAFGFVHKITTFEKTAGFQALVQFSDAETATSAKDALDGRSIPRYLLPEHIGPCGLKITYSGHSDLSVKFQSHRSRDYTNPYLPVAQSAMEGSGQPMVGLDGKRLEAESNVLLASIENMQYTVTLDVLHMVFSAFGPVQKIAMFDKNGGLQALIQYPDIQTAVVAKETLEGHCIYDGGFCKLHISYSRHTDLSIKVNNERSRDYTIPNVPPPVVNAQPSILGQHPVPMTGPPPQHYNGAQYAPVTEQTLMSHSQAGWGTGPPQSMQQMHNHPYTPSAMVPPQTTPGMQFPSHIQ